A region of the Chroicocephalus ridibundus chromosome 1, bChrRid1.1, whole genome shotgun sequence genome:
TGCATTTCCAGAGCCTTCAAGGCACGCgaaaggagagaaaatggatgcaaaggaaggaaggaagtgagCGCAGAGAGGGGCAGGAGTCAGCAATGGCTCAGAGTTGCAGATTCAATGTTTTGGACAAAAGGAGATCCTGGCACTCTGGAGAGAATTATCAGGGGCAACATGGGAAAGCTGAGAAAGACAAGGTGCCGTGTTTGCTGGGgcaagacagaggaagaagaggaagagtcAGAGGCAGTGACCGGGAAGAGCCCTGTGTGTTACACCTTTCATGACTAAAGACATGAAATGGGGCAGTTCTGGTCTTTCAAAACGGGTGATCCTTGTGTCTTGATCCTGATTGCAGTTTAGCAACCCCAACCACAGTAACAGAAGCAGAGGTCATCATCTGTCCTTGTCTTGGGGAGGAACGGTCTGTTGTTGTGTTGGCTTTGCTCACAGCCCTGGAGGCTTCGCCATGCATTGTCTGGGGGCTCTGCGTGGCCAGCCCCTATCATTGTCGCCAGCAGACAtgtaaatgctttgcagaagaagAACTTCTAACTTTTAACAAGCCCCACCGTGGCCTGTGTCGCAGCACAACAACGGCACTGGGAATCACCCGTCCCACTTGCAGAAGCCCCATCAGACTTGTTATCATTAAATGCTGACTCCTTAATGACGCCTCATGCAGCTCCTCTCCGGGCGTCATGGGACCCTCCCCTGTGCCgttggggctggcagagcctgggccCCCTGGCTCCGTTATCCAGAGTACTGAGTAGGGCCATGAGACACACACGCTCTGTTCAGGCTCTGGCAGCGTATCGCCTTCGTGGGAGTTCGGCACAGCCACCGCTGCTGCTGTAGCACTTGTTGCCCAAAAGTTGTGATTTCACCCTTTACTTAGGTCAGGTTCAGTTCCCTTCTCAgccatttcctcctctcttcttccatcCACTTCTCCATCTATGGCTGCTCCCTGGAAGAGCcattttctcctgctcctccctttccTGTTGTGCTCCTCAGCTCTGCTTCCCTTGCCGTCTCAGGGATGAAGTGATTCCTGTCGCATACACACTCTGaaatcccaccccaaaccccagggGTTGTCCCCAAGGCCCAAAACTAACAGAGCTTGCTGCTGAGAAAACCACAATTGACTGTGAGGATGTGGAGGTGAGGAAAAAGCACCTGATTGTACAGCATACCAAACATTAGCTGCAATTGAGATGCTTAGGTGTCCTTGTGGACCTGGCCATTGTTGAACCATGACAGGTGGAGCTGCTGCAGTCCTGGCCTGTGATGGCAATCACGTCCTGTGATTTGAAGGAAGGTCTGGAAAGAGGCATACCCATCTTGTGCGCTTGGCTTGGGTCGGCCACGGGGAGTCCAGGGGAATCTAGCAGCGGCCAAAGGGAGACATATTGTCAAGGACTTAAGCTCAGGAGGCCTTAAGCTTAAGATAATTTCAAAATCAACCTGCGTTAAACATGGGAAAGAGGTACTTAGATGGGCAATGAGTGACTCGGTGTTTGCTTCTCATCTTGCGAAATCTGGCCAGGGAGGAAGGACTTGAGGGAGGGAACTGGAAGTAAGCCACAGGCATGAGCAGAAAAagacccagccccagagcaagaTGTTGGATCCCCATCCTGCACATATGTACTGCTCCCTCACACTCTACTATGGCTGTGCGCAGCCAGGCCAACCGTTAGGTATGACGGTGTTTTGCTGGGTGGCGTAACCAGGGCAGGTGCTTTCGACAGGGTAGAATCAGAATCAGAATCAGAAACAGATGTACTCCCTGGCTGGACTTGACAACAGCTTTGTCTCTCTCCCACTGAGACAACGGGCACAAGTCGCAATAGCAAGAGTAAATCACAGTCGCTGTTGTCCCCTTCTCTGGCTGTGGTTCAGGTTTATTGACTGTCCCTTACCGACATAGAGCAGAAGGCTGTTTCCCTGTGTCCAGAGAACTGGTGCACTCCAGATGAACAAGGTGTTCCTCTGTCTCACACCAAGTGGCCAAGAGGAGAAGAGTCACAAGCCCAGCTGTGCTCTCTGACAGTCTCGGCTTCAATGGAGCATAAATGGACATGGAGCTAACAGTCACCAGCTCAGGGGCCCAGGGGCATGCTGTGCCATAGGTCTGATGAAAATCCAGGAGCTTTGCTCCCAGAGGAGAGGCCATCATCAGCTGGGCTGAAGGAGACTCGTACTTCATTGAACAGCTCGACACCTGTCGGCCGTAAAGACAAGActattcttcttcctccctctacCGGGTGGTACAAAATGAGGAACCAAATAACCCTGCTTCAGAAATAGGGTGCTGGGCCAGGTgacccccagaggtcccttccagtctgacTTCTTCTATGAGACTGTGTGTGCAGAAATTATCTCTGGCTCTGAAGTGAAAGACAATGTGGGGACAAAAAGGGATAATGAACACCGTGCAGCTCTCTTACAGACTCAAGTATTCAAATGTTGTAGGTATCATactacttttctttctgcttttcttatgtttagtataaaaagccacattttttttatgattcaATAGGAATGGACAAATGTATCTGGTTTATTGATGGTCAGAGTTAGAACATCAGCAATAGTCTCCTCTGGTAGTGTTCAAACCAGATGGTAAGTGGCTCACTTATTTTTGACATTTAATGCGTTCACATTAGGGAACACATCTATCGCTGGTTCCTCTTGCTGACGGGGGTGCCAGCTTtcccatttctcttcttttcaaagAAGACAGCTGTTTCCACTGTTACATATTTCACAGGAAGTTTTCAACAAAAAGTACCTGAAGTTATTCTCCTGAATGACCATATATGGCAGGTACCTTTTTGGCTTGTTTAGAATGAGGGGTAGGGacaatattttcttctcctctaaaTTTGCACCAAGTAGAAAGATCCAGAGGAATTACATGTTGTATGTAGTCCATTGGTTTGAAAACCCCATCCCAGTTGGCGGCTTTATTTCCTGGAAGGAATGACCTTGCTGGCAATTAATTCCATGAAATCTGATAGACCAGTGGAATATATGTCCCTTTTTAACCATTAGGCCTCCCAATCAGATTTGTGAACCCAGAGACCAGGGAAGATTTTCCAAAGCATAACTGTCAGCAAATAGAGCTGCAGGAAGACATTTGTAAATAAACGGAAAGGCGCTAAGAGCCTACACAATGAATCAGGGTCAATGCAAGAACTACAATACAGAGTGCAGGTACCTCAGCTACTCAGTCTGAGGAACTGCTGTGAGTAGCAGCCTGGCAAAACCACACAAAGCTAGTTTCTGCACTGCAGTGGTCGTCATGGTCACTTGCTGCATGAGAGGTTTTAGGCTTAAAAGTGTGCAGAAGCAAAACCCTTCACAGGCTCGTTCACCCTGCTAAGAAGTGAAGCCCATTAGTATcaagatttctctctttttctttcttataataGAGTTGAAGCTCTAGCATCCTAAGTATACAGGAAATAGAAATATGGTAGGGAAAAACAATATCTTATTAGAACAACTGATATACTCAGAAAAAAACTGCTACATGGTAGTTTATTCTGACTGCTAGTTAGAACTGAGAAGACAAATTTTTTATTCCGGCTGGGTCAATAGTTCTATACTACCTGCCTAGGATGGCTGCATATGAGGAAGAATAATTAGTTATCTCtaataaaaggaataataattagTTATTTTGTGTTATGATATTCATTCAACTgtacagagaaacagagacaaaTGCATTTGAATAATCTCTTGTGTTACGTTTTAACCACTTAAAATACCCAAAGAggtcaagaagaaaaaacagagagacaGGAGATAGATGAAAGCCTAGAGCCCAGACTACATGGAATGAAacactcttttccttctctgaagctTCAGCAAGGCTTCCTTCACCTGCTTGTTCCTCAGACTGTAAATCAGGGGGTTCAAAGTGGGGCTGACAAGActgtagaaaagggaaagaactttcTCCCTCCCAGATGAGTTACCGCTCCCAGGCCCCATGTACATGAAGATGGCATTTCCATAAAACAGACTCACCACAGTCAGGTGGGAGCCACAGGTGGAAAAGGTTTTGTGCCATCCTGGTGCAGAGCGGATGCGCAGAATTGTGGCCAGGATGTGCATGTAGGAAATTAGGATTAAGGctaaagggaagaggaggaagcacaCGCAAACAGCAAAGATCAGGACTTTATTGACTGTAGTGTCAGTGCAGGCCAGCTTTAAGACAGCAAGGATTTCACAGAAGAAGTGGTCAACCTCACAGGGGCCACAGAAAGGCAGGTGTAAAGCCAGAGAGGCTTGTAGGGTACCAAATATGAACCCAAAAGCCCATGAAACTGCCGCAAGGGTGAGGCATACCCTCCGGTTCATGATGAGGGCATAGCGCAGGGGATGGCAGATTGCCACGTAGCGATCATAAGACATCATGGCCAGCAGCACGCACTCTGTAAGCGCAAAGATTAAATAAAGATGTATCTGTGTCCCACACCCAGCAAAGGAGATGGTTTTGCCTTGTCCAAGGAGGTTCCTCAGCATATGGGGGACATTGTTGGAGGCATAGCAGATGTCCACGATGGAGAGGTGGCAGAGGAAAAAGTACATGGGGCTGTGGAGGCGGTAGTCCAGGCAGATAAGCACAAAGACAAGTGCATTTCCAATCAGAGTGGCAGAGTAGAGGACAGAGAAAAGGGCAAAGAGGCAGAGCCGCAGGGCTGGGTTGCTGGAGAAACCCAGGAGGATGAATTCTGTGACAGTTGTTTCATTCTGCATGCTGTGCTGGAGGTGAGGCAGCACAAACTGCAACCATGGAAatctggaagggaaggagcaaggaaaaggaaagaaaatcgaGGTTTTCCTAAGAATGTTGTGTCCTTTACCCTGCAGCACCCTTCTCCCTGTTTTCCCCTCTGACTCCAGTGGAAGGTGCATACCACGCTCACTATGCTCAGTGACGTAGATCTGAATAGCAAGCTCTAATCTCTGCATAAATTTTGAGCAGTTTTGAGCAATCTCACACAACTTTACTGCCTAGCTTGCCCttaatgtctttctttttctgggttggttttttttggggggtaattGGGCTTTCTCTGTTGGAGAAAATAACAGCTCTCTATCTTGATGAAGATTGCAGGTGTAGTCAGAACATATTCAAaacagctattttaaattaaGTCCATATTAAAATGAATGCACAGTTcacaaaataattgcagttttACCATTAAATTGATTAGCATTTCTAATCCATTGCTGTGTCCTCTTTACCTTAGTGAAATGCATTCAAATTGAATCCTGCAGTTTCTTGATTCGTTATTCTATATCTAACTTCACTTCAGATTGCGGAATAAACTGAGACCTACACTTGGATGTACAGCAGATAATTGTTTGTAAAAGAATGTTACTAAAGATTATACACAAGAGTTTCCTTACCTGTAACATCtagaaaaatgtgatttgttCAGCTCTGTGGTTTTGATTAGGGAAACCTTATTAGAAAGTTCCATGTACTTTCTCAGACAACAGGCAAAACAAAGAGCTGTTCTACCCTCTTCAGCTCCcacattcatttgcttttaaagccAAAGTTTTCTGTGCAATATGTCTGAAGGGACACTGTTTTGATTGCCAACAGGCAGTGCAAAAAATAATCTCAAGTATAAATCCCCAGACTTCCATACTTGAACTCTGGGGATCCTTCCAGAAAGTAAGCACCACTTTATTCTGAAATCAACATGGCATTGTACTTGCATGGCATTGTACTTACTGACCCGCTCATatggatttcttttctgttaaacaCAGTCTCCTCCATCACTTTCCTCTAATGCCTTCACTGCCTCTCAGATTTTCCCTGCCTCCAACAACGTACAGAAGTTTTTGTTTCTGACATACTAGCAGAGGTTAAATCCTACTGTTAGGGGTTGCCAAATTCAGTATATCGATGCAGTACAACACTGCTGCTACTCCATGTCCCCATGTTCAGCCAAGTAGTGAGCATGTGTTTTCCAACTGGCACATGTACATACgcgtacatacacacatatgccCTGTCACATAGATCCACACCTACTGAAAACAAAGCCCTTGCACAAATACAAACAGCACAAGGAGCCTTGATTCTGTTCCCTGTCAGGCTAATCAGGATGAAAGACACTCAGTAGAAAATATATACGTATGTACACATGGAAGCCATATGGGTCCCATCAGTAGCTGACCTTAGACAGCCTATCCAGTACTTGGCCACAGTATTCCATGgtctcccagctgccccaggtACAAACCACTTATATGCAAACAAATCTCTTCAGTAGCTGTTCCAGACCTACAACCTTACCAGATCCCCTGGTCTCTCCCACAGCTGGCTTGGGCCAATCCTTCCAGTATCTGACTCTTAGACCCTCTGGTCTTTTCAATATCTGGCCCAGACCTATGGCCTCCCCAATCCTTGGGTCCCAAGCCCCTTACTCTACTTGCTGACTAGTTATTATACTTGCTGACTAGTCCAGCTTGATGGTCACTAGCAGTTgtacacactgacacacacacaccctcacaaTATGCACACACACTGTGGTCTGCACAGCTGCTCGTCCCTCAGGTCCATGGTCCACTATGGCCCAGGGTCCCTTTCCAGTTGCTGGTGCTTAGACTTTACACACAAAGCAGAGACATCATCACTCAGGAAAAtagaaatggagtttaataaGAAGGCAGGACTGATTGTGGTGGTGTCATGGGTAAATCAGAATAAACAACATGTAGTGTATCTGGATTATAGGTTTTATTTAACAACCAGCAAGATTAGCCCCTACTGGATTTTTTTGCTCCCAGAGGAGAGGCCATCATCAGCTGGGCTGAAGGAGACTCGTACTTCATTGAACAGCTCGACACCTGTCGGCCGTAAAGACAAGActattcttcttcctccctctacCGGGTGGTACAAAATGAGGAACCAAATAATGTTCTTCAGGACCGCACTGGTGATGTGAAGGCCTGTCAAGACTGACAGTTGTGCAAAGGAGCGTGTGTCAGGAGGTACCCTGCTTCAGAAATAGGGTGCTGGGCCAGGTgacccccagaggtcccttccagtctgacTTCTTCTATGAGACTGTGTGTGCAGAAATTATCTCTGGCTCTGAAGTGAAAGACAATGTGGGGACAAAAAGGGATAATGAACACCGTGCAGCTCTCTTACAGACTCAAGTATTCAAACGTTGTAGGTACCATGCTAACCCTTTACTCTTCAGCATATCTCAATGGTCTTTTCAGCTCTCTTACCGGCTCAAAGCAGTAAGCAATGTAGCTGGCAGTGAGTGGTGGCTGCAGCTCAGCTTTTAGTAATGCAATTTGTCCTGTTACAGATTATCATAAGATTACCCAGGTTGACACACAGCATTATTCCAAATTGAGGGATACCATCCTTTTTCAGTGCCAAAGTACGACAGCAGCCATCTACCTAAGGGGAGAGCCCATTCACAGCAGCACTTGAAGAAGCTTCCTTCACCTCATCCATGTGCACAATTTTTTCCCCAGGCCTTTCTGAAAGGCCAAGTGCACACCCTTGTTCCTCAGGCTATATACCATGGGGTTCAGCAAGGGAGTCACCACAGTGTAAGTGACAGAAATCAGAGTGTCCTCCTGTAGGGAATAGGTGGATTTGGGCCTCAAATAAATGATGGAGGCACACCCAAAGTGCACAAAACCCACAGTGAGATGGGAGGcacaggtggaaaaggctttacGTTTCCCCTCAGTGGAGGGGATCTTGAGGATGGTGTTGAAGATCAAAAGGTACGAGAGAAGAATCAACAAGAATGAGCCAAACACCACCACAatacaaaaaacaaaaattactgtcTCAATTCCATTATTTTCTGTGCAAGCTGCCTGAATGACAGGAGTCATGTCACAGAAGAAGTTATTAAtttccttccctccacagaaaGGCAATGTGAATATAAAGTAGGTAACTATCAAGGACAAGGTGAAGCCAGTCACCGCTGCAAAGGCCACTAGGTGACTACAGACTGTCGCTCATGAGGACTTTGTAATGTAAAGGTTTACATATAGCCACACAGCGGTCATACCCCATTGCTATTAGAAGCATACAGTTAGTGCCTCCAAAgccaatgaagaaaaacatctgaaCAGCACATCCAGTGAAAGAAATGACCTTTTCCTCTGTTATTAGATTTACCAGCATCTTGGGAATGACAGCCAATGTGTAGCAAgtttctgaaaaagagagaatggaaaggaaaaaatacataggGACATGAAGATGACGATGAAGCCTGATGATTGTCATTAGCAGAATATTTCCAGTGAGGGTGGCCAGgtatgtcaggaaaaaaaagacaaataatggAATCTGCAATTCTGGAAACTCTGAAAATCCAATCAAGATGAACTCCATCACTTTGCTTTCATTCATCATAAAGCTTCTGATCTAGAAAGAGatcacagacaaaaagaaatctgACATGAATGGTGAGAGAAGTAACAAAACCACTTCCCCTTCATAATCCCCAAAGCACAATGTAACAGCACGGAGTAATCCTCTGGCAGAAATGGGCAGCATTTCtacaatgaagaaataataacagGAAGCAAGGGAACTTTGTTTCCTTTCAAGTTCCCTGCTTCTTTGCAAGCTCTCCCTTCAGGTTAGGAATATTACTGAATGCAGTGCAATAAAGCATTTCTTTGCTGTTCCTTCAGTATGAGGTGAAATGGTAGGAAACCCAGCAAGCCTTTCAACACGGGAGCCATTTCTTTCTATGGTTCACTCTTCAAAAGCTCGTAATGTCAGATAGAACAAGCCACTGATTCGTTCAGTGTCACTCTTAGTGCCATTAGTGCCATATATTAACACATCTAaacacattttaatgttttaagtaaAACCTGACTGTAATTAACAGCTTCATCCCAATGCAGAGTGAACTATGGGGAAAGGCAGAATCAGGGAACTGTTGCTTTCAAACCAATAGTTGTATAAGTGAGAGAAACAGGGCTAAATCCTTCATCACTGACACTAGTTGCACTGTTCTAGAAATCACTGGGAACTTTCTAGCTCTCAGGACCCTACCACTCAGCTTACCTACGTGTGTAATATCAGAAACCGACGGCTGACTTGTAGAAGCCAGCCTTCTGACTCGCTGGAATTTCTTACCTAAAGAAACATACCTGTGATGACACCTCTAAAATCACAGATTGATGCAAACTTTACTCAGCCTTGCCATTAATGTCTTTCCTGAGGTGTCAGTAGTGGTCTTTCCTATCTCACTGACAAGGgcgtgg
Encoded here:
- the LOC134510109 gene encoding olfactory receptor 2A12-like encodes the protein MQNETTVTEFILLGFSSNPALRLCLFALFSVLYSATLIGNALVFVLICLDYRLHSPMYFFLCHLSIVDICYASNNVPHMLRNLLGQGKTISFAGCGTQIHLYLIFALTECVLLAMMSYDRYVAICHPLRYALIMNRRVCLTLAAVSWAFGFIFGTLQASLALHLPFCGPCEVDHFFCEILAVLKLACTDTTVNKVLIFAVCVCFLLFPLALILISYMHILATILRIRSAPGWHKTFSTCGSHLTVVSLFYGNAIFMYMGPGSGNSSGREKVLSLFYSLVSPTLNPLIYSLRNKQVKEALLKLQRRKRVFHSM
- the LOC134510113 gene encoding LOW QUALITY PROTEIN: olfactory receptor 10R2-like (The sequence of the model RefSeq protein was modified relative to this genomic sequence to represent the inferred CDS: inserted 2 bases in 1 codon) — translated: MNESKVMEFILIGFSEFPELQIPLFVFFFLTYLATLTGNILLMTIIRLHRHLHVPMYFFLSILSFSETCYTLAVIPKMLVNLITEEKVISFTGCAVQMFFFIGFGGTNCMLLIAMGYDRCVAICKPLHYKVLMSDSXCSHLVAFAAVTGFTLSLIVTYFIFTLPFCGGKEINNFFCDMTPVIQAACTENNGIETVIFVFCIVVVFGSFLLILLSYLLIFNTILKIPSTEGKRKAFSTCASHLTVGFVHFGCASIIYLRPKSTYSLQEDTLISVTYTVVTPLLNPMVYSLRNKGVHLAFQKGLGKKLCTWMR